The Triticum aestivum cultivar Chinese Spring chromosome 7B, IWGSC CS RefSeq v2.1, whole genome shotgun sequence genome window below encodes:
- the LOC123157750 gene encoding BTB/POZ and MATH domain-containing protein 3, translating into MASTTISSCAYQAVQGAHRLKICQFSHGIVGMDVNADGFIRSSTFRVGGFDWAILYYPEGYGDDSEGFISVFVEFMSKYGKAPAVVDIRLIDQVTGKPKSLLSSVFFEEDEEPFRFKSDSFAEATWGKERCIRREALEDSVYVRDDCLVIECVITVLGQLRVSETKPLCEIDVPPPNALQHFRKMLEDTSAADVTFDVQQETFAAHRAVLAARSPVFRKQFSEPMKEKMSRITINSVEPAVFKALLHFIYTDSLPVMDDFTRAESNAVFQHLLAAADQYGLERLKLMCAGTLVMNLNVENVASALWLADKYNCQKLKEACVNFMAPSNRVDAVVASQGYQLLKRGSPSPLADVWEKRSRARQSFL; encoded by the coding sequence ATGGCGTCAACAACCATATCGTCCTGCGCATATCAGGCAGTGCAAGGCGCCCACCGATTGAAGATCTGTCAGTTTAGTCACGGTATTGTTGGCATGGACGTCAATGCTGATGGTTTCATCCGCTCCAGCACCTTCAGGGTTGGGGGATTCGACTGGGCTATCTTGTACTACCCAGAGGGTTATGGCGACGACAGTGAGGGATTCATATCAGTTTTTGTTGAGTTCATGAGCAAGTATGGGAAGGCGCCAGCGGTCGTCGACATAAGACTGATTGATCAAGTCACTGGAAAGCCCAAATCGTTATTGTCAAGTGTATTCTTTGAAGAGGATGAGGAGCCATTTCGATTCAAATCTGACAGCTTCGCAGAGGCTACCTGGGGTAAGGAGAGGTGTATAAGAAGGGAGGCGTTGGAGGATTCAGTGTATGTCCGAGATGACTGCCTTGTGATCGAATGTGTCATCACTGTTTTAGGCCAATTAAGGGTGTCTGAAACTAAACCATTGTGTGAAATTGATGTGCCACCCCCTAACGCACTACAGCATTTTCGCAAGATGTTAGAGGATACGTCCGCAGCAGATGTGACCTTCGACGTTCAACAAGAAACATTTGCTGCCCACAGGGCGGTGCTTGCTGCGCGGTCACCTGTCTTCCGGAAGCAGTTCAGCGAACCCATGAAGGAGAAGATGAGCCGCATAACCATCAACTCTGTGGAACCAGCGGTTTTCAAGGCTCTCCTCCATTTCATTTACACCGATTCCTTGCCTGTGATGGATGATTTCACTAGAGCTGAAAGCAATGCTGTTTTCCAGCATCTACTTGCAGCTGCGGATCAATATGGTTTAGAGAGGTTGAAGCTTATGTGTGCAGGCACCTTGGTTATGAACCTTAATGTGGAGAATGTGGCTAGTGCACTATGGCTAGCTGATAAGTACAATTGCCAGAAGCTTAAAGAAGCTTGTGTCAATTTTATGGCCCCTTCCAACAGAGTCGATGCTGTGGTGGCAAGCCAAGGGTACCAGCTTCTGAAAAGAGGTTCTCCTTCTCCATTAGCAGATGTGTGGGAGAAGAGGAGCCGTGCTCGCCAAAGCTTTCTTTAG